The following are encoded together in the Nocardioides thalensis genome:
- a CDS encoding lysophospholipid acyltransferase family protein — MTVRKMREKRGWAFWLAGFVVKPTLLATTTHRWLHPERIPETGGCVIAMNHLSHVDPLTAAHVVYDYGRLPRYLAKSGLWGNKLLGRLLDGAGQIPVERSSGGAGAYAAAVDAVRAGKLIVVYPEATITRDPDMWPMRGKSGAARIALETGCPVIPVGQWGAQEILPPYTKRPHLFPRKPITMSIGEPVDLADLAAKPRTAEVVNEATERIMAAITRQLEEIRGEQAPAERYDMRVHGDRFKKGGR; from the coding sequence GTGACGGTGCGGAAGATGCGTGAGAAGCGCGGATGGGCCTTCTGGCTCGCAGGTTTCGTCGTGAAGCCGACGCTGCTGGCGACCACCACGCACCGCTGGCTCCACCCTGAGCGGATCCCGGAGACGGGCGGCTGCGTCATCGCGATGAACCACCTGTCGCACGTCGACCCGCTGACCGCGGCGCACGTCGTCTACGACTACGGCCGGCTGCCGCGCTACCTGGCGAAGTCCGGCCTGTGGGGCAACAAGCTGCTCGGCCGGCTGCTCGACGGCGCCGGCCAGATCCCGGTCGAGAGGTCCTCGGGCGGCGCGGGCGCCTATGCGGCCGCCGTCGACGCCGTGCGCGCCGGCAAGCTCATCGTCGTCTACCCGGAGGCGACCATCACCCGAGACCCCGACATGTGGCCGATGCGCGGCAAGTCCGGCGCCGCGCGCATCGCGCTCGAGACCGGTTGTCCGGTCATCCCGGTCGGCCAGTGGGGCGCGCAGGAGATCCTGCCGCCGTACACGAAGCGGCCCCACCTCTTCCCGCGCAAGCCGATCACCATGAGCATCGGGGAGCCGGTCGACCTCGCGGACCTCGCCGCGAAGCCGCGCACCGCGGAGGTCGTCAACGAGGCGACCGAACGCATCATGGCGGCGATCACGCGGCAGCTGGAGGAGATCCGGGGCGAGCAGGCACCGGCCGAGAGATACGACATGCGTGTCCACGGAGACCGCTTCAAGAAGGGTGGTCGATAG
- a CDS encoding NAD(P)H-dependent glycerol-3-phosphate dehydrogenase, translating into MSNGKVAVLGAGSWGTAFSMVLADAGNDVTMWARREEVAASINDKRENVDYLAGIELPPAISATHDPERALAGADVVVLAVPSQSLRDNLPAFLPYVESDAVLVSLMKGVELGTVKRMSEVIAEVGDIGPERIAVISGPNLAREIARREPAASVVACADEDVATMLQSRCHSPAFRPYTSVDVLGCELGGAYKNVVALCVGMAVGLGFGDNTTASLITRGLAETARLAMRLGANPLTLMGLAGLGDLVATCSSPLSRNRTFGEKLGQGMTVEEIYASTRQVAEGAKSCSSIRALAEQSGVEAPIVQHVDEVLAGDITTSELMQSFIQRDTKAEID; encoded by the coding sequence ATGAGCAACGGGAAGGTCGCCGTCCTCGGTGCGGGATCGTGGGGCACCGCGTTCTCGATGGTCCTCGCCGACGCGGGCAACGACGTCACGATGTGGGCCCGCCGTGAGGAGGTCGCCGCGAGCATCAACGACAAGCGGGAGAACGTCGACTACCTCGCCGGCATCGAGCTCCCGCCGGCGATCAGCGCCACCCACGACCCGGAGCGGGCGCTCGCGGGCGCCGACGTCGTCGTGCTGGCGGTGCCGTCGCAGTCGCTGCGCGACAACCTCCCCGCGTTCCTGCCGTACGTCGAGAGCGACGCCGTCCTGGTGTCGCTCATGAAGGGCGTCGAGCTCGGCACCGTGAAGCGGATGAGCGAGGTGATCGCGGAGGTCGGTGACATCGGTCCCGAGCGGATCGCAGTCATCAGCGGCCCCAACCTCGCGCGCGAGATCGCCCGTCGGGAGCCGGCCGCGTCCGTCGTCGCCTGCGCCGACGAGGACGTCGCGACGATGCTGCAGAGCCGGTGCCACTCACCGGCCTTCCGCCCGTACACCAGCGTGGACGTGCTGGGCTGCGAGCTCGGCGGCGCCTACAAGAACGTCGTCGCCCTGTGCGTCGGCATGGCGGTCGGCCTCGGCTTCGGCGACAACACGACGGCCTCGCTGATCACCCGCGGCCTCGCCGAGACGGCGCGCCTGGCCATGCGTCTCGGCGCCAACCCGCTGACCCTGATGGGTCTCGCGGGCCTCGGTGACCTCGTCGCCACCTGCTCCTCGCCGCTCTCGCGCAACCGCACGTTCGGCGAGAAGCTCGGCCAGGGGATGACCGTCGAGGAGATCTACGCCTCGACCCGCCAGGTCGCCGAGGGCGCGAAGTCGTGCTCCTCGATCCGCGCCCTTGCCGAGCAGTCCGGCGTCGAGGCCCCGATCGTGCAGCACGTCGACGAGGTCCTCGCCGGCGACATCACGACGTCGGAGCTCATGCAGTCCTTCATCCAGCGCGACACCAAGGCCGAGATCGACTGA
- a CDS encoding trans-sulfuration enzyme family protein yields MSDEPSHPDHPIDVRPATIAVTGGRPARQPDAPLNPPITMASTYVAAGDVEYGRYGNPTWSAFEEVLGALEGGRALAFASGMAAATTVLDLVGPGAGVVAPQHAYSGTIMALADLEARGRLHAHLVDIADTDAVIGAMKADEDCALLWIESPTNPALELADIETLARAAHELGVRVVVDNTFATPLLQQPLSLGADIVVHSATKYLAGHSDVQLGALVVSDEEVSGALKARRDLVGAVPGPFETWLALRGMRTLHLRLERAQANAIEIAGRLADHPGVVEVRYPGFGAIVALVLADGFSADLVARSTRLWVHATSLGGVESTLERRRRWKAEASTIPEGLLRLSVGIEDVEDLWTDLERALAPLVP; encoded by the coding sequence ATGTCCGACGAGCCCTCCCACCCCGACCACCCGATCGACGTCCGCCCCGCCACCATCGCCGTCACCGGGGGCCGACCGGCCCGACAGCCCGACGCGCCGCTCAACCCGCCGATCACGATGGCGTCGACGTACGTCGCGGCGGGCGACGTCGAGTACGGGCGCTACGGCAACCCGACCTGGTCGGCGTTCGAGGAGGTGCTCGGCGCGCTCGAGGGCGGGCGCGCGCTGGCGTTCGCGTCGGGCATGGCCGCGGCGACGACCGTCCTGGACCTGGTCGGCCCCGGCGCCGGCGTGGTGGCGCCGCAGCACGCCTACAGCGGCACGATCATGGCGCTCGCCGACCTCGAGGCGCGCGGCCGGCTGCACGCCCACCTGGTCGACATCGCCGACACCGACGCGGTCATCGGCGCGATGAAGGCCGACGAGGACTGCGCCCTGCTCTGGATCGAGTCGCCGACCAACCCTGCGCTCGAGCTCGCCGACATCGAGACCCTCGCCCGGGCCGCGCACGAGCTCGGCGTCAGGGTCGTCGTCGACAACACCTTCGCCACCCCCCTGCTGCAGCAGCCGCTCTCACTGGGGGCCGACATCGTCGTGCACTCGGCGACGAAGTACCTCGCCGGTCACAGCGACGTCCAGCTCGGCGCCCTCGTCGTCTCCGACGAGGAGGTCTCCGGCGCCCTCAAGGCCCGCCGCGACCTCGTCGGCGCCGTACCCGGCCCGTTCGAGACCTGGCTCGCGCTGCGCGGCATGCGCACCCTGCACCTGCGCCTCGAGCGCGCGCAGGCCAACGCGATCGAGATCGCCGGCCGGCTCGCGGATCACCCCGGCGTCGTCGAGGTGCGCTACCCCGGGTTCGGCGCGATCGTCGCCCTGGTGCTGGCCGACGGCTTCAGTGCCGACCTCGTGGCGCGCAGCACCCGGCTGTGGGTGCACGCCACCTCGCTCGGCGGTGTGGAGTCCACCCTGGAGCGGCGCCGCCGCTGGAAGGCCGAGGCCTCGACGATTCCCGAGGGGCTGCTCCGCCTGTCGGTCGGCATCGAGGACGTCGAGGACCTGTGGACGGACCTCGAGCGGGCGTTGGCCCCGCTTGTGCCGTAG
- a CDS encoding D-alanine--D-alanine ligase family protein: MNAATDRRIRVAVVFGGRSSEHAISCVTAGSVLQALDPDRYEVIPIGIATDGRWVLESGDVERLQLKGADELPSVDGARPPVALGRTASGAGLVVSEPSAPPRELGDVDVVFPLLHGPWGEDGTLQGLLEMAGVRYVGAGVLASAVSMDKAYMKVVLAAAGLPVMPSTTTTAREWERDELAVRERCDRLGYPLFVKPARGGSSIGIAKAHDAGELADAIEGALAHDPKVLIEVSAEGAREIECGVLETLDGDVETSVPAEIRITGDHEFYDFEAKYVPEEATELDVPAVLDEETTARMRALSADAFRAVGCEGLARVDFFVMPDGSLVVNELNTMPGFTPLSMFPRMWAATGLEYGALVDRLVGLALQRGTGLR, translated from the coding sequence ATGAACGCCGCTACCGACCGTCGGATCCGTGTCGCTGTCGTCTTCGGCGGCCGCTCCAGTGAGCACGCCATCTCGTGCGTGACCGCGGGGAGCGTGCTCCAAGCGCTGGATCCCGACCGCTACGAGGTGATCCCGATCGGCATCGCCACCGACGGCAGGTGGGTGCTCGAGTCCGGCGACGTCGAGCGGCTGCAGCTCAAGGGCGCCGACGAGCTGCCCTCGGTCGATGGCGCCCGACCACCGGTCGCCCTCGGCCGTACGGCGTCCGGCGCCGGCCTGGTCGTCAGCGAGCCGTCCGCACCGCCGCGCGAGCTCGGTGACGTCGACGTGGTCTTCCCGCTGCTCCACGGCCCCTGGGGCGAGGACGGCACCCTCCAGGGGCTGCTCGAGATGGCGGGCGTCCGCTACGTCGGCGCCGGGGTGCTCGCCTCGGCCGTCAGCATGGACAAGGCCTACATGAAGGTCGTCCTCGCCGCCGCCGGCCTGCCGGTGATGCCGAGCACCACCACCACCGCGCGGGAGTGGGAGCGCGACGAGCTCGCGGTGCGCGAGCGCTGCGACCGGCTGGGCTACCCGCTCTTCGTCAAGCCCGCCCGCGGCGGGTCCAGCATCGGCATCGCCAAAGCGCACGACGCCGGCGAGCTCGCCGACGCGATCGAGGGCGCGCTCGCCCACGACCCGAAGGTGCTGATCGAGGTCTCGGCCGAGGGCGCCCGCGAGATCGAGTGCGGCGTGCTCGAGACGCTCGACGGCGACGTCGAGACCAGCGTCCCCGCGGAGATCCGGATCACCGGCGACCACGAGTTCTACGACTTCGAGGCCAAGTACGTCCCCGAGGAGGCGACCGAGCTCGACGTGCCGGCCGTCCTCGACGAGGAGACGACCGCCCGGATGCGCGCCCTGTCGGCCGATGCCTTCCGCGCGGTCGGCTGCGAGGGCCTCGCCCGCGTCGACTTCTTCGTGATGCCCGACGGCTCCCTGGTGGTCAACGAGCTCAACACGATGCCCGGGTTCACGCCGCTGTCGATGTTCCCGCGGATGTGGGCCGCCACCGGGCTGGAGTACGGCGCGCTCGTCGACCGCCTGGTCGGGCTGGCGCTGCAGCGGGGGACCGGGCTGCGCTGA
- a CDS encoding DUF3515 family protein: MGRAAERSERSERSCAGALVALLLVLLTACGNPPQINSPDLSEADAEACAEFVDALPETLSGLDRVEVEPADAPGAAYGDPAIVITCGVGEPAGFAKGAPCESVAGIDWFVPAETYGDEPVDVVMTSAWSRPRVRVEIPDDHWPEATAAATGVLSPIVKETLESVGRCDF, encoded by the coding sequence GTGGGGCGCGCAGCGGAGCGGAGTGAGCGAAGCGAGCGTAGCTGCGCGGGCGCGCTCGTCGCGCTCCTCCTCGTCCTCCTCACCGCCTGCGGCAATCCCCCACAGATCAACTCTCCCGACCTCTCGGAGGCGGACGCCGAGGCCTGCGCGGAGTTCGTCGACGCCCTGCCGGAGACCCTGTCCGGCCTCGACCGCGTCGAGGTCGAGCCTGCCGATGCTCCCGGCGCGGCGTACGGCGACCCGGCGATCGTGATCACCTGCGGCGTCGGCGAGCCCGCCGGGTTCGCGAAGGGCGCCCCGTGCGAGTCCGTGGCCGGCATCGACTGGTTCGTCCCGGCGGAGACGTACGGCGACGAGCCCGTCGACGTGGTGATGACCAGCGCGTGGAGCCGCCCGCGCGTGCGGGTCGAGATCCCCGACGACCACTGGCCCGAGGCCACCGCCGCCGCGACCGGCGTACTCAGCCCGATCGTGAAGGAGACGCTGGAGAGCGTCGGCCGCTGCGACTTCTGA
- a CDS encoding Lrp/AsnC family transcriptional regulator: MVVQAYILIQTDVGKAAEVAKAIAKIKGVTLAEDVTGPYDVIVRAEARNVDELGKLVVSKVQNLDGITRTLTCPVVHI, encoded by the coding sequence ATGGTGGTGCAGGCCTACATCCTGATCCAGACCGACGTGGGCAAGGCCGCCGAGGTCGCCAAGGCGATCGCCAAGATCAAGGGTGTGACCCTCGCCGAGGACGTGACCGGCCCCTACGACGTCATCGTGCGCGCCGAGGCCCGCAACGTCGACGAGCTCGGCAAGCTGGTGGTGTCGAAGGTGCAGAACCTCGACGGCATCACGCGCACGCTCACGTGCCCCGTCGTTCACATCTGA
- a CDS encoding thiamine-phosphate kinase yields MADPAPDPALRDQTLADIGEFGLISRIDELVARLAPGEQVLVGPGDDAAVLRVRNGHVVVSTDVMVEGRHFRREWVDAVDVGHRAAAQNLSDINAMGGRATWLTVGLAAPKDLPAQWALDFTRGFAEECASVGAGLVGGDLTSADQVVISVTVLGGCTVSPVLRSGARPGDVVALAGRQGWAAGGLAVLGRGFRSPRVLVDAYRRPEPPYDAGPAAADAGATSMIDVSDGLLADALHVARASGVVIDVDTAAFEVPEPLQAVAAATNSDPLGLILGGGDDHCLLATFPADVALPDGWRAVGIVREPGADGPTVIVDGAAYEGPTGWTHF; encoded by the coding sequence ATGGCTGACCCCGCGCCCGACCCCGCGCTTCGTGACCAGACCCTCGCCGACATCGGCGAGTTCGGCCTGATCAGCCGGATCGACGAGCTGGTCGCGCGGCTGGCTCCGGGGGAGCAGGTGCTGGTCGGTCCGGGCGACGACGCGGCGGTGCTGCGGGTGCGCAACGGGCACGTCGTGGTCTCGACCGACGTGATGGTCGAGGGCCGGCACTTCCGGCGGGAGTGGGTGGACGCCGTCGACGTGGGCCACCGCGCCGCGGCCCAGAACCTGTCCGACATCAACGCGATGGGCGGCCGGGCCACCTGGCTGACCGTCGGCCTCGCGGCGCCGAAGGACCTCCCGGCCCAGTGGGCGCTCGACTTCACCCGCGGGTTCGCCGAGGAGTGCGCGTCGGTGGGCGCTGGCCTGGTCGGAGGCGACCTCACCAGCGCCGACCAGGTCGTCATCAGCGTCACCGTCCTCGGCGGCTGCACCGTGTCGCCCGTGCTGCGCTCCGGCGCGCGTCCCGGCGACGTCGTCGCGCTCGCCGGCCGCCAGGGCTGGGCCGCCGGCGGGCTCGCCGTGCTGGGCCGCGGCTTCCGGTCCCCGCGGGTCCTGGTCGACGCGTATCGCAGGCCGGAGCCGCCGTACGACGCCGGGCCGGCCGCCGCCGACGCGGGCGCCACCTCGATGATCGACGTCTCCGACGGGCTGCTCGCCGACGCGCTCCACGTCGCCCGCGCCTCCGGTGTCGTGATCGACGTCGACACCGCGGCGTTCGAGGTGCCCGAGCCGCTCCAGGCCGTCGCCGCCGCGACCAACTCCGACCCGCTCGGGCTGATCCTCGGCGGGGGCGACGACCACTGCCTGCTCGCGACGTTCCCCGCCGACGTCGCCCTCCCGGACGGCTGGCGCGCGGTCGGCATCGTCCGCGAGCCGGGCGCCGACGGTCCCACGGTCATCGTCGACGGCGCGGCGTACGAAGGACCGACCGGGTGGACGCACTTCTAG
- the rpmB gene encoding 50S ribosomal protein L28 — protein sequence MAAVCDICAKKPAFGNNRPWSRKITKRRFNPNIQRVRAVVNGTPKRMNVCTGCLKSGKVTR from the coding sequence GTGGCTGCCGTGTGCGACATCTGCGCCAAGAAGCCGGCCTTCGGCAACAACCGGCCGTGGTCGCGCAAGATCACCAAGCGCCGCTTCAACCCCAACATCCAGCGTGTGCGCGCTGTCGTCAACGGCACCCCGAAGCGCATGAACGTCTGCACCGGCTGCCTGAAGTCCGGCAAGGTCACCCGCTGA
- a CDS encoding DAK2 domain-containing protein, with protein sequence MDDGTEERTSAGSPSGGAVGGIALESVLRFVDIAVDALGDAREEIDALNVYPVPDGDTGTNMYLTIAAARDAIREAQDEGREAALAALARGALLGARGNSGVILSEMLGAIARRIGAATPGDRNAEVMAEALHQATEASYAAVGEPVEGTMLTVLRAASEAARTAAKDPAVRSRDVFTTAAAAAREALGHTPEQLDVLARAGVVDAGGRGICVILDAAETVLTGHRPVPVTAPLGSHAIPVPHLPHDGAGDLSADGPAYEVMYLLDSPDGEIPRVRARLAELGDSVVVVGGEGLWNVHVHTDDVGGAIEAALEVGRPHRIRVTHFVQQVAAQTAARAGERPAPAVLAGPRRVVAVAAGPGLAELFAEAGAEVVEGAPGRRASAGELLAAITRCGASEVVVLPNDEDTVRTARMAASTAEVDHPGLRVAVIPTQAQVQGLAALAVHEPGRAFDSDVTEMTATARHVRHGAVTTAARTAMTTAGPCEVGDALGVIAGDFAVVGSDLARVAVVVVERLLAAGGELVTLVRGRENGEIADHVSAWVEEMHPGVDVVVYDGGQERYPLLLSVE encoded by the coding sequence ATGGACGACGGGACGGAGGAGCGCACGTCGGCGGGGAGCCCGTCGGGCGGCGCCGTGGGCGGCATCGCCCTCGAGAGCGTCCTCCGGTTCGTGGACATCGCCGTCGACGCCCTCGGTGACGCGCGCGAGGAGATCGACGCCCTCAACGTCTACCCGGTGCCCGACGGCGACACCGGCACCAACATGTACCTGACGATCGCCGCGGCGCGCGACGCGATCCGCGAGGCGCAGGACGAGGGGCGCGAGGCCGCGCTGGCGGCGTTGGCCCGGGGCGCGCTGCTCGGCGCCCGCGGCAACTCCGGGGTGATCCTCAGCGAGATGCTCGGCGCGATCGCCCGACGCATCGGCGCTGCGACGCCCGGCGACCGCAACGCCGAGGTGATGGCCGAGGCCCTCCACCAGGCCACCGAGGCGAGCTATGCCGCGGTCGGCGAGCCGGTCGAGGGCACGATGCTCACCGTGCTGCGCGCGGCGAGCGAGGCGGCCCGCACGGCCGCAAAGGATCCGGCGGTCCGCTCCCGCGACGTCTTCACCACCGCGGCGGCGGCAGCGCGTGAGGCCCTCGGCCACACGCCCGAGCAACTCGACGTGCTCGCCCGCGCCGGCGTCGTCGACGCCGGCGGCCGCGGCATCTGTGTGATCCTCGACGCGGCCGAGACGGTGCTGACTGGCCACCGGCCGGTCCCGGTGACCGCCCCGCTCGGCAGCCACGCGATCCCGGTGCCGCACCTCCCGCACGACGGCGCGGGCGACCTGAGCGCCGACGGCCCCGCCTACGAGGTCATGTACCTCCTCGACAGCCCCGACGGCGAGATCCCGCGGGTCCGGGCCCGGCTGGCCGAGCTCGGCGACAGCGTGGTGGTGGTCGGCGGCGAGGGGCTGTGGAACGTCCACGTCCACACCGACGACGTCGGGGGCGCGATCGAGGCGGCCCTCGAGGTCGGCCGGCCGCACCGGATCCGGGTGACCCACTTCGTGCAGCAGGTGGCCGCGCAGACGGCGGCGCGGGCCGGCGAGCGACCGGCCCCGGCCGTCCTGGCCGGGCCGCGCCGGGTGGTCGCGGTCGCCGCCGGGCCGGGCCTGGCAGAGCTGTTCGCCGAGGCGGGGGCCGAGGTGGTCGAGGGCGCGCCGGGACGACGCGCCTCCGCCGGTGAGCTGCTCGCCGCGATCACCCGCTGCGGCGCGAGCGAGGTCGTCGTACTGCCCAACGACGAGGACACGGTTCGTACGGCGCGGATGGCCGCGAGCACCGCTGAGGTCGACCATCCCGGCCTGCGCGTCGCCGTGATCCCGACCCAGGCGCAGGTCCAGGGCCTGGCCGCGCTGGCGGTCCACGAGCCGGGCCGCGCGTTCGACAGCGACGTGACCGAGATGACCGCGACCGCGCGGCACGTGCGCCACGGCGCCGTCACGACCGCCGCGCGGACGGCGATGACGACGGCCGGACCCTGCGAGGTGGGCGACGCCCTCGGGGTGATCGCCGGTGACTTCGCGGTGGTGGGCAGCGACCTCGCGCGCGTCGCCGTGGTCGTCGTGGAGCGGCTGCTGGCGGCCGGTGGCGAGCTGGTCACGCTGGTCCGCGGCCGCGAGAACGGCGAGATCGCCGACCACGTGTCGGCGTGGGTGGAGGAGATGCACCCCGGTGTCGACGTCGTGGTGTACGACGGGGGGCAGGAGCGCTACCCGCTGCTCCTGTCCGTCGAGTGA